Genomic window (Candidatus Polarisedimenticolaceae bacterium):
CTCCGACCCAGAACACGAAGGTGCCGGTCGTCAGCCTTCCCGGGGTCGAGCTCCGGAACCAGCGGCACCGCGTCATCGACATGTCCGGCCTCGAGAAGATCTACGGCCGGAAGATGGGCGGGATGTTCGGGTACGACTTCTTCAGCCGCTTCGTCGTGCGCGTCGACTACGACCGGAAGGTGATCGACCTCCTCGACCCGGCCGGCTTCAAGTACAGCGGGAACGGGAAGGCGATGCCGTTCGTCATCGAGGAAGGCGGCCACCCGCACGTCACCGCGACGATCACCGTCCCGACGCCTCCCGCGATCTCCGCCGACCTCGTCATCGACTCCGGCGCCGCCGATACGCTGAACCTCTGCACGCCGTTCGTCCTCGATCACAAGCTTCTCGAGCGCGCGCGGAAGAAGCCACCGGGCGAGCCCAACGTCCTCGCGGGCTCCGAGAAGGAGTTCTTCGCGCAGACGAGCGTGCGCGGGAAGATCGGCGGGCTCACGCTCGGCGCCTTCACCGTCAAGGACATCCCGAACAACCTGATGGTCGCGAAGACCGGCGCGTACGCGTCGCGCGCCTTCGACGGAACCGTCGGAGAGACGATCCTGCGGCGCTTCACGACGACCTACGACTACGCCCGGAACGTCATCGTCCTCGAGCCGAACGCCGACTTCGACAAGCCGTTCAAGGGGCGCAGGACGTTCGGCGCCACGTTCCTCTCGGACGGCGACGACTACCGCGTTTTCAAAGTGACCGGGATCCGCAAGGATTCCCCCGCCGAGAAGGCCGGGCTCAAGAAGGACGACATCGTCGCGTCGATCGACGGCAAGCCCGCGTCCGAGCTCCGCCTCGCGGAGATCCGGCAGCTCTTCCTTCAAGACGGCGAGAAGCGGCACGTCGAGATCAAGCGCGGCGATGCGACCCAGGCCCTCGACTTCGTCGTCAGCACCGTTTCCCTGGACGACGAGTAGACTCTCCCCCGTGAGCGCGACCCCGCCACGCCACTATCGAGCCGGACAGCGCGTGGACGACGAGTGCCGCGCCTGCAAGGTCCTGCGGGAGCACATCGTCGTCGCCGCGAACCCCGACGGCACGATCGCGCAGGTTCAGTGCGATTTCTGCGGGAGCCGCCACCGCTATCACGGCGGCGCCGATCGTCCCCTGCGCAC
Coding sequences:
- a CDS encoding aspartyl protease family protein, with the protein product MTVRRFVLAAALALALPAGAAETPTVSSVLKRWVEATGGEKAWKGVKGATYRADSALQQIKGTQDVAVARDTFRRVTTEQGDTQEEAVAAGGAWLRDWNGHVRDVQGRDRADQRAEALIEALLFAGSVVDAAKLAPTLLPRDDAHPATVLRFAPKEVASFDVTIDDATGLPSKFTRNYFGDDVLVVPSDWRAVDKVKVPFAIATGGGEADDQDTTALSLYAPAKKALPVPARPEDGPRDVFFANSHAALSIPFNFENDHLMVDVRVNGHEPMWFMLDTGAEQSFINKTRMAEFGLTPFGASQAEGGGNTAPTQNTKVPVVSLPGVELRNQRHRVIDMSGLEKIYGRKMGGMFGYDFFSRFVVRVDYDRKVIDLLDPAGFKYSGNGKAMPFVIEEGGHPHVTATITVPTPPAISADLVIDSGAADTLNLCTPFVLDHKLLERARKKPPGEPNVLAGSEKEFFAQTSVRGKIGGLTLGAFTVKDIPNNLMVAKTGAYASRAFDGTVGETILRRFTTTYDYARNVIVLEPNADFDKPFKGRRTFGATFLSDGDDYRVFKVTGIRKDSPAEKAGLKKDDIVASIDGKPASELRLAEIRQLFLQDGEKRHVEIKRGDATQALDFVVSTVSLDDE